Proteins from one Sarcophilus harrisii chromosome 2, mSarHar1.11, whole genome shotgun sequence genomic window:
- the LOC100918335 gene encoding olfactory receptor 1K1 encodes MDGTNKSSEGAPFILLGLSTNPGQLRPLFALFLVLYIAGMMGNGLIVAAIRASPALNAPMYFLLAHLSFADLCFTSVTVPKMLANLIAHDRSISRAGCLTQMYFFFALGVTDSCLLAAMAYDRYVAIRHPLHYTVRMSRAVCTGLVTTAWVVSHSHSLLHILLMARLSFCASHSVPHFFCDHQPLLRLACSDTRHIQLLIFTEGAAVVVTPFLLILASYGAIAVAVLRLPSVSGRLRAVSTCGSHLAVVSLFYGTIIAVYFQPTTRYEAERGRVATVMYTVITPMLNPVIYSLRNRDVQGALRALFTGRRISTEPT; translated from the coding sequence ATGGATGGGACCAACAAGTCCTCTGAAGGGGCCCCATTTATCCTCCTGGGCTTGTCCACAAACCCTGGGCAGCTCCGGCCTCTGTTTGCCCTGTTCCTGGTCCTCTACATAGCAGGTATGATGGGGAATGGCCTCATTGTGGCAGCCATCCGCGCCAGTCCGGCCCTCAATGCCCCTATGTATTTCCTGCTGGCCCACCTCTCCTTTGCCGACCTCTGCTTCACTTCTGTTACCGTGCCCAAGATGCTGGCCAACCTGATTGCCCATGACCGCTCCATCTCACGGGCAGGCTGCCTAACTCAGAtgtatttcttctttgccttGGGTGTGACTGACAGCTGCCTCCTGGCTGCCATGGCCTATGATCGCTACGTGGCTATCCGGCATCCACTGCACTACACAGTCCGAATGTCACGGGCTGTGTGCACAGGACTTGTCACAACGGCCTGGGTCGTCTCTCATTCACACTCCTTGCTGCACATTCTGCTCATGGCCCGCCTGTCCTTCTGCGCCTCCCACAGTGTCCCTCATTTCTTCTGTGACCACCAGCCCCTGCTGCGGCTCGCTTGTTCAGACACTCGTCATATCCAGCTGCTCATCTTCACCGAGGGGGCCGCTGTGGTGGTCACACCCTTCCTGCTCATCTTGGCTTCCTATGGCGCCATTGCCGTTGCTGTGTTACGCCTGCCCTCTGTGTCTGGGCGGCTCCGGGCTGTGTCCACCTGTGGCTCCCACCTGGCAGTGGTGAGTCTCTTCTATGGCACCATCATTGCAGTCTACTTCCAGCCAACGACACGATATGAGGCTGAGAGAGGGCGTGTGGCCACCGTCATGTATACCGTAATAACCCCCATGCTCAACCCAGTCATTTATAGCCTCAGGAACCGAGATGTTCAAGGGGCACTCCGAGCTCTCTTTACTGGACGTAGGATCTCAACAGAGCCTACCTAA
- the LOC100918076 gene encoding olfactory receptor 5C1 — MTLENITWIDGAPTEFILLGITDRWDLRVALFLVFLPIYLLSLLGNMGMVVLINVDARLHTPMYFFLACLSLLDACYSSAIGPKMLIDLLLSHATIPYAACAIQMFVFAGLADAECCLLAAMAYDRYVAIGNPLLYTTAMSRRLCLLLLAASGLGGAVSGFVHTTFTFRLHFCYSREVNSFFCDIPPLLAISCDDTSLNELLLFAVCGFIQTATVLAIAVSYTFILVAVIRMNSAEGRRRAASTCGSHLTAVAMLYGTLIFMYLRPSSSYALDTDKMASVFYTLVIPALNPLIYSLRNKEVKEALRRTRDRFCFPSQRG; from the coding sequence ATGACCCTGGAGAACATCACTTGGATTGATGGAGCCCCAACTGAATTTATCCTCCTGGGTATCACTGACCGCTGGGACCTTCGTGTAGCCCTCTTCCTGGTATTCCTACCCATCTACCTTCTGAGCTTGCTGGGGAACATGGGTATGGTGGTGTTGATAAACGTGGATGCCCGACTCCATACCCCTATGTACTTCTTCCTGGCCTGCCTCTCACTCCTAGATGCCTGCTACTCCTCAGCCATCGGTCCTAAGATGCTCATAGATCTGTTACTATCACATGCCACCATCCCTTATGCTGCCTGTGCCATCCAGATGTTTGTCTTTGCAGGGCTGGCAGATGCTGAGTGCTGTCTCCTAGCAGCCATGGCTTATGACCGTTATGTGGCTATTGGGAACCCGCTCCTTTACACTACAGCCATGTCTCGACGCCTGTGCCTCCTGCTCTTGGCAGCTTCAGGgctgggtggtgcagtgagtGGCTTTGTCCACACAACATTCACTTTCCGGCTACACTTTTGTTACTCCCGTGAAGTTAACAGTTTCTTCTGTGACATCCCACCACTGCTGGCCATTTCCTGTGATGACACTTCCCTCAATGAGCTGCTGCTTTTTGCTGTCTGCGGTTTTATCCAAACAGCTACAGTGTTAGCCATTGCTGTGTCCTATACCTTCATCCTCGTTGCTGTGATTCGCATGAATTCTGCTGAGGGAAGGCGACGAGCAGCCTCCACTTGTGGCTCTCACCTTACTGCTGTGGCCATGCTGTATGGCACACTCATTTTCATGTACCTAAGACCTAGTTCTAGTTATGCCCTTGACACTGACAAGATGGCATCTGTCTTCTATACACTCGTTATCCCTGCCCTCAACCCACTTATCTACAGTCTCCGGAACAAGGAGGTTAAAGAGGCCCTTCGAAGGACCCGGGATCGATTCTGCTTCCCATCCCAAAGGGGATAG